A window from Flavobacteriales bacterium encodes these proteins:
- the xseB gene encoding exodeoxyribonuclease VII small subunit, whose protein sequence is MKKELTFDKAFNDLAELVEEIEDDEIKVDTLAAKVKQANELIKFCETKLRTIKTETTKLRRGK, encoded by the coding sequence ATGAAAAAGGAATTGACCTTTGACAAGGCATTCAACGACTTAGCAGAACTTGTTGAGGAAATTGAAGACGATGAAATAAAAGTTGACACCCTTGCTGCAAAAGTTAAACAAGCAAACGAGCTGATTAAGTTTTGCGAAACAAAACTGCGGACAATCAAAACTGAAACGACAAAACTCCGTAGAGGAAAGTAA